Proteins encoded by one window of Rhodamnia argentea isolate NSW1041297 chromosome 6, ASM2092103v1, whole genome shotgun sequence:
- the LOC115756425 gene encoding ruBisCO large subunit-binding protein subunit alpha, with protein MASANAISTASILCSAKQGSLRRKGNQKVNFGQSSRKFAVRAAAKEIAFDQSSRAALQSGIDKLADAVGLTLGPRGRNVVLDEFGSPKVVNDGVTIARAIELPDAMENAGAALIREVASKTNDSAGDGTTTASVLAREIIQLGLLNVTSGANPVSVKRGIDKTVQGLIQELEKRARPVEGRDDIKAVATISAGNDELIGAMIADAIDKVGPDGVLSIESSSSFETTVDVEEGMEIDRGYTSPQFVTNPEKLIVEFENARVLVTDQKISAIKDIVPLLEKTTQLRAPLVIIAEEVSGEALATLVVNKLRGILNVAAIKAPGFGERRKAILQDIAILTGAEYQASDLGLLVENTTVEQLGLARKVTISKDSTTIIADAASKDELQARVAQLKKELSETDSVYDLEKLAERIAKLSGGVAVIKVGAATESELEDRKLRIEDAKNATFAAIEEGIVPGGGAAFVHLSTCVPAIKDKLEDADERLGADIIQKALLAPASLIAQNAGIEGEVVVEKVKAREWEIGYNAMTDKYENLVEAGVIDPAKVARCALQNAASVAGMVLTTQAIVVEKAKPKAPAVAAPQGLTV; from the exons ATGGCGTCAGCTAACGCTATCTCTACTGCTTCCATCCTCTGCTCCGCCAAGCAG GGGAGCTTGAGGAGGAAAGGGAACCAGAAGGTGAATTTCGGCCAGTCCAGTAGAAAGTTCGCGGTGAGAGCTGCCGCCAAGGAAATAGCATTCGACCAGAGCTCCAGGGCCGCTCTTCAGTCCGGCATCGACAAGCTCGCGGATGCTGTTGGCCTCACGCTCGGTCCGAGGG GGAGAAATGTCGTTTTGGATGAATTTGGCAGTCCGAAAGTTGTAAATGATGGGGTCACAATTGCCCGAGCAATTGAGTTACCTGATGCTATGGAAAATGCTGGTGCTGCTCTCATTAGGGAG GTTGCAAGCAAAACTAATGACTCCGCTGGTGATGGTACAACTACTGCATCAGTCCTTGCTCGTGAAATTATTCAATTGGGATTGCTGAACGTTACATCCGGTGCAAATCCAGTTTCGGTGAAGAGAGGCATTGATAAAACTGTGCAAGGATTGATACAGGAGCTGGAGAAGAGGGCTAGGCCAGTTGAAGGACGTGATGACATTAAAG CCGTCGCAACAATTTCCGCTGGAAATGATGAGCTCATTGGGGCAATGATTGCGGATGCAATTGACAAGGTTGGCCCGGATGGTGTTTTGTCCATTGAATCGTCGTCGTCATTTGAGACAACCGTTGATGTTGAGGAGGGAATGGAG ATAGACAGAGGATACACATCCCCTCAATTCGTCACCAACCCCGAGAAGTTGATTGTGGAATTTGAGAATGCAAGAGTATTGGTGACAGATCAAAAGATTTCAGCAATAAAGGATATTGTCCCGTTGCTGGAGAAGACAACTCAGCTGAGAGCGCCTTTGGTCATAATTGCTGAAGAAGTGAGTGGTGAGGCTTTGGCTACTCTTGTTGTGAACAAGTTGCGGGGCATCCTTAATGTTGCTGCTATCAAAGCCCCTGGATTTGGTGAAAGGAGAAAGGCAATCCTACAAGATATTGCAATCTTGACAG GAGCTGAATATCAAGCCAGTGATCTTGGTCTGCTTGTTGAGAACACAACGGTTGAGCAGCTTGGGCTAGCTAGAAAAGTAACCATCTCTAAGGATTCCACAACCATTATTGCTGATGCGGCATCAAAGGATGAATTACAAGCCAGGGTTGCACAACTGAAAAAAGAGTTGTCTGAAACTGATTCTGTATACGACTTGGAGAAACTCGCCGAGAGGATTGCCAAGCTATCCGGGGGAGTTGCTGTGATCAAGGTTGGTGCAGCTACTGAGAGTGAGCTTGAGGATAGGAAGCTCCGAATTGAGGATGCCAAGAATGCAACTTTTGCTGCCATAGAGGAAGGCATAGTGCCTGGCGGTGGTGCGGCATTCGTCCACCTCTCCACTTGTGTGCCTGCTATCAAGGACAAGCTTGAGGATGCGGATGAAAGATTGGGTGCTGACATcattcaaaag GCACTTCTGGCACCTGCGTCATTGATAGCTCAGAATGCTGGAATCGAGggagaggtggtggtggagaagGTGAAGGCCCGCGAGTGGGAGATCGGGTACAATGCGATGACAGATAAGTATGAGAACCTGGTAGAGGCTGGGGTGATTGATCCGGCAAAGGTGGCGAGATGTGCTTTGCAGAATGCAGCTTCGGTCGCCGGGATGGTATTGACAACCCAAGCAATTGTTGTTGAAAAGGCCAAGCCCAAGGCTCCTGCTGTTGCTGCACCCCAAGGCCTTACTGTATGA
- the LOC115756411 gene encoding uncharacterized protein LOC115756411 isoform X1: MLQLLLSQEEKVREILERVQSRNHGSIISIPNCLPPKMKEILAELAMVEDEIVRLEDEKSRLQANLKHEEEATKEARSRQTKVPEIPSDPHPASGYPSYTPSPSPLNGVVPERMAFETKALHFISKAIKGDYNLNDFTLIEKTGNSRQFSDQKENNFLEDAKFHDNRVRKSRMLKPTLPLQDLRHPTPKPRERRQETPLKSPPPMFMPSPMKVEDNKQKWEPNKLSENIMKCLNFIFVRLLRTSRAMELEKLGPISRSLNSSLNSRSFRVETGLSSRQQDPYGVFEMEDSIPRDIGPYKNLVRFTASSMDPKCISSSSSIPLLKKLRDLMSHLKTLDLRFLTNQQKLAFWINMYNACVMHGFLQHGAPSTPEKLLMLMNKATLNIGGNTINAQAIEHFILRKPTASKVIEYHRKVEKDSKEDFVREVYGLENTDPNVTFALCCGTRSSPAVRIYTADGVAAELEKSKLEYLQASVVVMAAKRIAFPELLLRNMRDFAASPDSLVEWVCHQLPTSGTLRKSIVDCFQRRNGGKAAPISVQKIPYDHEFQYLLAM, translated from the exons ATGCTCCAACTCTTGCTGAGTCAAGAAGAGAAGGTGCGTGAGATCCTGGAGCGCGTCCAGTCCCGAAACCATGGTTCGATCATCTCGATTCCGAATTGTCTTCCACCTAAG ATGAAGGAGATATTAGCAGAGTTGGCAATGGTCGAGGACGAGATAGTCCGACTCGAAGACGAAAAAAGCCGGCTTCAAGCTAATTTAAAGCATGAAGAAGAAGCTACCAAGGAAGCAAGGTCCAGACAGACGAAGGTACCCGAAATCCCGAGCGATCCTCATCCTGCTTCTGGCTATCCATCATACACACCAAGTCCGAGCCCCTTGAACGGAGTTGTCCCTGAGAGGATGGCCTTTGAGACCAAAGCATTGCATTTCATAAGCAAAGCCATCAAAGGGGATTACAATCTCAACGACTTCACTCTGATCGAGAAGACGGGCAATTCAAGACAGTTCTCCGATCAGAAGGAGAATAATTTCCTCGAGGATGCTAAGTTTCACGACAATCGTGTGAGAAAAAGCCGGATGCTGAAGCCGACCTTGCCATTGCAAGACCTAAGACACCCTACGCCTAAG CCGAGGGAACGAAGGCAGGAGACTCCTCTGAAGTCGCCGCCACCTATGTTCATGCCGAGTCCAATGAAAGTAGAAGACAATAAGCAAAAGTGGGAACCCAACAAGCTATCTGAGAACATTATGAAGTGCCTGAACTTCATTTTCGTAAGGCTACTCAGAACGTCGAGAGCAATGGAGTTAGAGAAGTTGGGTCCGATTTCCCGGTCACTGAACTCGTCTCTCAACTCAAGGAGCTTCAGAGTCGAGACTGGGCTGAGTTCAAGGCAACAAGATCCGTACGGTGTGTTTGAGATGGAGGACTCTATCCCGAGAGACATCGGGCCTTACAAGAACCTAGTCAGATTTACCGCGAGTTCTATGGATCCTAAGTGCATTTCTTCCTCAAGTTCCATTCCCTTGCTAAAGAAGTTGAG GGACTTAATGAGTCATCTCAAGACATTGGATCTAAGATTCTTGACAAATCAACAGAAGCTGGCATTCTGGATCAACATGTACAACGCTTGTGTCATGCAT GGTTTTCTGCAGCACGGGGCACCTTCTACTCCAGAAAAGCTGCTGATGCTGATGAACAAG GCCACTCTCAATATCGGAGGAAACACGATAAACGCCCAAGCGATAGAGCATTTCATCTTGAGGAAGCCCACAGCTTCTAAAGTTATAGAG TATCACAGAAAAGTCGAAAAGGATTCCAAAGAAGACTTCGTCCGAGAAGTCTATGGGCTCGAGAACACGGATCCTAACGTCACCTTCGCTCTTTGCTGTGGAACCCGTTCATCCCCTGCT GTGAGGATATACACTGCAGACGGGGTCGCGGCCGAGCTAGAGAAGTCGAAGCTGGAGTACTTGCAGGCCTCCGTGGTGGTCATGGCTGCGAAAAGGATCGCGTTCCCGGAGCTTCTGCTCCGGAACATGCGCGACTTCGCGGCAAGCCCGGACTCCCTGGTCGAGTGGGTCTGCCACCAGCTGCCCACGTCCGGGACACTCAGGAAATCCATCGTGGACTGCTTCCAGCGCCGCAACGGGGGCAAGGCGGCGCCGATCTCGGTCCAGAAGATACCGTACGACCACGAGTTCCAGTATCTCCTGGCCATGTAA
- the LOC115756411 gene encoding uncharacterized protein LOC115756411 isoform X2, whose translation MLQLLLSQEEKVREILERVQSRNHGSIISIPNCLPPKMKEILAELAMVEDEIVRLEDEKSRLQANLKHEEEATKEARSRQTKVPEIPSDPHPASGYPSYTPSPSPLNGVVPERMAFETKALHFISKAIKGDYNLNDFTLIEKTGNSRQFSDQKENNFLEDAKFHDNRVRKSRMLKPTLPLQDLRHPTPKRERRQETPLKSPPPMFMPSPMKVEDNKQKWEPNKLSENIMKCLNFIFVRLLRTSRAMELEKLGPISRSLNSSLNSRSFRVETGLSSRQQDPYGVFEMEDSIPRDIGPYKNLVRFTASSMDPKCISSSSSIPLLKKLRDLMSHLKTLDLRFLTNQQKLAFWINMYNACVMHGFLQHGAPSTPEKLLMLMNKATLNIGGNTINAQAIEHFILRKPTASKVIEYHRKVEKDSKEDFVREVYGLENTDPNVTFALCCGTRSSPAVRIYTADGVAAELEKSKLEYLQASVVVMAAKRIAFPELLLRNMRDFAASPDSLVEWVCHQLPTSGTLRKSIVDCFQRRNGGKAAPISVQKIPYDHEFQYLLAM comes from the exons ATGCTCCAACTCTTGCTGAGTCAAGAAGAGAAGGTGCGTGAGATCCTGGAGCGCGTCCAGTCCCGAAACCATGGTTCGATCATCTCGATTCCGAATTGTCTTCCACCTAAG ATGAAGGAGATATTAGCAGAGTTGGCAATGGTCGAGGACGAGATAGTCCGACTCGAAGACGAAAAAAGCCGGCTTCAAGCTAATTTAAAGCATGAAGAAGAAGCTACCAAGGAAGCAAGGTCCAGACAGACGAAGGTACCCGAAATCCCGAGCGATCCTCATCCTGCTTCTGGCTATCCATCATACACACCAAGTCCGAGCCCCTTGAACGGAGTTGTCCCTGAGAGGATGGCCTTTGAGACCAAAGCATTGCATTTCATAAGCAAAGCCATCAAAGGGGATTACAATCTCAACGACTTCACTCTGATCGAGAAGACGGGCAATTCAAGACAGTTCTCCGATCAGAAGGAGAATAATTTCCTCGAGGATGCTAAGTTTCACGACAATCGTGTGAGAAAAAGCCGGATGCTGAAGCCGACCTTGCCATTGCAAGACCTAAGACACCCTACGCCTAAG AGGGAACGAAGGCAGGAGACTCCTCTGAAGTCGCCGCCACCTATGTTCATGCCGAGTCCAATGAAAGTAGAAGACAATAAGCAAAAGTGGGAACCCAACAAGCTATCTGAGAACATTATGAAGTGCCTGAACTTCATTTTCGTAAGGCTACTCAGAACGTCGAGAGCAATGGAGTTAGAGAAGTTGGGTCCGATTTCCCGGTCACTGAACTCGTCTCTCAACTCAAGGAGCTTCAGAGTCGAGACTGGGCTGAGTTCAAGGCAACAAGATCCGTACGGTGTGTTTGAGATGGAGGACTCTATCCCGAGAGACATCGGGCCTTACAAGAACCTAGTCAGATTTACCGCGAGTTCTATGGATCCTAAGTGCATTTCTTCCTCAAGTTCCATTCCCTTGCTAAAGAAGTTGAG GGACTTAATGAGTCATCTCAAGACATTGGATCTAAGATTCTTGACAAATCAACAGAAGCTGGCATTCTGGATCAACATGTACAACGCTTGTGTCATGCAT GGTTTTCTGCAGCACGGGGCACCTTCTACTCCAGAAAAGCTGCTGATGCTGATGAACAAG GCCACTCTCAATATCGGAGGAAACACGATAAACGCCCAAGCGATAGAGCATTTCATCTTGAGGAAGCCCACAGCTTCTAAAGTTATAGAG TATCACAGAAAAGTCGAAAAGGATTCCAAAGAAGACTTCGTCCGAGAAGTCTATGGGCTCGAGAACACGGATCCTAACGTCACCTTCGCTCTTTGCTGTGGAACCCGTTCATCCCCTGCT GTGAGGATATACACTGCAGACGGGGTCGCGGCCGAGCTAGAGAAGTCGAAGCTGGAGTACTTGCAGGCCTCCGTGGTGGTCATGGCTGCGAAAAGGATCGCGTTCCCGGAGCTTCTGCTCCGGAACATGCGCGACTTCGCGGCAAGCCCGGACTCCCTGGTCGAGTGGGTCTGCCACCAGCTGCCCACGTCCGGGACACTCAGGAAATCCATCGTGGACTGCTTCCAGCGCCGCAACGGGGGCAAGGCGGCGCCGATCTCGGTCCAGAAGATACCGTACGACCACGAGTTCCAGTATCTCCTGGCCATGTAA
- the LOC115756441 gene encoding ABC transporter G family member 28-like encodes MAMSGEKSNGRCFLYVLVFLVLIALCSLPLVARAAEDGESAGGDQAATQLFAQLLYSQVSNFTSIFRDDIVKNFGFCIQDVDADWNDAFNFTSDLTFLTSCAKETKGDLSQRLCTAADIKFYFNSFFTAKRSSYLKPNKNCNLTSWIPGCEPGWACSADSDKKIDLKNSKDMPARTSNCAPCCEGFFCPHGMTCMIPCPLGAYCPLAKLNKTTGVCDPYHYQLPPGQPNHTCGGADVWADIGSSSEVFCSAGSYCPSTIQKNSCSKGHFCRTGSTSEQGCFEFAKCEPKSENQNITAYGLMLFAGLSVMLVVIYNCSDQVLATREKRQAKSREKAVRSVRETAQAREKWKSARDVAKKHALGLQTQLSRTFSRRKSTKQPDSRGLFQAKPGSDAALPPFAPGGSGKPEQSSSGAKGNKKDKNNLTQMMHAIEADPESNEGFNLEIGDKNLKKNMPRGKQLHTHSQIFKYAYNQIEKEKALQEKNKNLTFSGVISMATDIDIRKRPTIEVAFKDLTLTLKGKKKHLLRCVTGKISPGRVSAVMGPSGAGKTTFLSALAGKVTGCTMSGMILINGKVESIHSYKKIIGFVPQDDIVHGNLTVEENLWFSARCRLSADLPKAEKVLVVERVIESLGLQAVRDSLVGTVEKRGISGGQRKRVNVGLEMVMEPSLLILDEPTSGLDSSSSLLLLRALRREALEGVNVSMVVHQPSYALFRMFDDLILLAKGGLTVYHGSVKKVEEYFSSLGITVPERVNPPDHYIDILEGIVKPSTSSGVNYKQLPVRWMLHNGYAVPHDMLKLVDGMSSTAGEDSAHGGNAGEAGIEEQSFAGDLWQDVKLNVERKRDDIQQNFLKTKDLSDRVTPGVLLQYKYFLGRVGKQRLRDARIQAVDYLILLLAGVCLGTLAKVSDETFGALGYTYTVIAVSLLCKIAALRSFSLDKLHYWRESSSGISALAYFLSKDTIDHFNTVIKPLVYLSMFYFFNNPRSSFIDNYIVLVCLVYCVTGMAYVFAIFFEPGPAQLWSVLLPVVLTLIATRDSTDNTFVEIIAELCYPKWALEAFVIANAKRYGGVWLITRCGSLMKSGYDLNHWSLCLVFLVLMGIACRIIALTCMVILQKK; translated from the exons ATGGCCATGAGCGGAGAGAAGAGCAATGGCCGTTGCTTCCTCTATGTTTTGGTGTTCTTGGTCCTGATCGCGCTGTGCTCGTTGCCGCTTGTCGCGCGTGCCGCTGAGGACGGGGAATCCGCAGGTGGCGATCAGGCGGCGACTCAGCTCTTCGCCCAGCTCTTGTACAGCCAGGTCTCCAATTTCACGTCGATTTTCCGCGACGACATTGTCAAGAATTTCGGTTTCTGCATTCAGGACGT GGATGCTGACTGGAATGACGCATTCAATTTTACCTCAGACTTGACTTTTTTAACTTCTTGCGCTAAAGAAACGAAAG GAGATCTTTCACAGCGCTTGTGCACGGCAGCGGATATAAAGTTTTACTTCAATAGTTTCTTCACCGCTAAGAGATCCAGCTACTTGAAACCTAACAAGAACTGCAATCTTACGTCTTGGATTCCGGGATGTGAACCGGGATGGGCTTGTAGTGCTGATTCCGATAAGAAAATCGACCTAAAGAATTCCAAGGACATGCCTGCTCGAACTAGCAATTGTGCTCCTTGTTGTGAAGGTTTCTTCTGTCCTCATGGAATGACTTGCATGATAC CCTGCCCATTGGGTGCTTATTGTCCTCTTGCCAAACTCAATAAAACCACCGGTGTTTGCGATCC GTACCATTACCAGCTTCCACCTGGGCAACCGAACCATACTTGTGGAGGAGCAGATGTGTGGGCTGATATTGGTAGTAGCAGTGAGGTATTCTGTTCAGCAGGATCATACTGTCCGTCTactatccaaaaaaattcttgcaGTAAGGG ACATTTCTGCAGAACAGGGTCTACATCTGAACAAG GTTGTTTTGAGTTTGCAAAATGTGaaccaaaatcagaaaatcagaATATCACTGCATATGGTCTCATGCTTTTT GCTGGACTAAGTGTTATGCTTGTTGTTATATATAACTGCTCAGACCAAGTTCTTGCTACTCGAGAGAAAAGACAAGCCAAATCACGGGAAAAAGCTGTGAGAAGCGTAAGAGAAACCGCTCAAGCCCGTGAAAAATGGAAATCTGCAAGAGACGTAGCCAAGAAACATGCGCTTGGGCTCCAAACGCAGCTATCGCGGACATTTTCTCGCAGGAAATCTACAAAGCAACCAGATTCAAGAGGTCTGTTTCAAGCTAAACCTGGAAGTGATGCAGCCCTGCCACCATTTGCACCTGGTGGGTCAGGTAAGCCTGAGCAATCATCTTCAGGAGCTAAAGGGAATAAGAAGGATAAAAACAACCTCACGCAGATGATGCATGCAATTGAGGCAGACCCCGAGAGTAACGAAGGCTTCAATCTTGAGATTGGGGATAAGAATCTGAAAAAGAACATGCCAAGGGGCAAGCAATTGCATACCCATAGCCAAATCTTCAAGTATGCATACAATCaaattgagaaggaaaaagCTTTGCAAGAGAAGAACAAAAACTTAACCTTCTCTGGAGTAATTTCCATGGCAACTGATATCGACATCAGAAAAAGACCAACCATTGAGGTTGCTTTTAAGGATTTAACCCTTAcattgaaagggaaaaagaagcacCTTCTGAGATGTGTAACTGGGAAAATATCACCTGGCCGCGTTTCTGCTGTTATGGGCCCATCCGGCGCTGGAAAAACTACGTTTCTTTCTGCTTTGGCTGGAAAGGTAACTGGGTGCACCATGAGTGGCATGATTCTTATAAATGGGAAAGTAGAATCAATCCATTCATACAAGAAAATTATTGGTTTCGTGCCCCAAGATGATATAGTGCATGGAAACTTGACTGTGGAGGAAAACCTTTGGTTCAGCGCAAGATGCAG ACTCTCTGCGGATCTGCCAAAGGCAGAAAAGGTTCTAGTTGTTGAACGAGTTATTGAATCCCTGGGGCTACAGGCTGTGCGGGACTCTCTCGTTGGTACAGTGGAGAAGCGTGGGATCTCTGGAGGTCAAAGGAAACGAGTAAATGTTGGTCTGGAAATGGTCATGGAGCCTTCACTTCTGATATTAGATGAGCCGACGTCTGGTTTGGATAGTTCATCTTCTCTGTTACTTCTCAGAGCTCTACGACGTGAAGCTCTTGAAGGGGTGAATGTTTCCATGGTTGTCCACCAACCAAG ctaTGCATTGTTTAGGATGTTCGACGATTTGATACTTTTAGCCAAAGGCGGCCTAACAGTATACCATGGTTCAGTGAAGAAAGTTGAGGAGTACTTTTCAAGCCTAGGGATCACTGTACCTGAGCGGGTTAACCCTCCAGATCACTACATTGATATTTTGGAAGGCATAGTAAAACCGAGCACGAGCTCTGGGGTCAATTATAAACAACTTCCTGTCAGGTGGATGCTGCACAATGGGTATGCTGTACCCCATGACATGTTAAAGCTAGTCGATGGAATGTCATCCACTGCCGGTGAGGATTCAGCTCATGGAGGGAATGCTGGTGAGGCTGGAATAGAAGAACAATCTTTCGCCGGAGATCTATGGCAGGATGTCAAGCTTAATGTTGAACGGAAAAGGGATGATATACAGCAAAATTTCTTAAAGACGAAGGACTTATCTGATAGGGTTACGCCTGGTGTTCTGCTACAGTATAAGTACTTCCTAGGGAG AGTTGGCAAGCAGCGGCTGCGAGACGCTAGGATCCAAGCTGTAGATTACTTGATATTATTGCTGGCTGGAGTCTGTTTAGGAACACTTGCGAAAGTTAGCGACGAGACATTTGGGGCCCTTGGGTACACATATACCGTTATAGCTGTGT CTCTGCTCTGTAAGATTGCAGCTTTGAGATCATTTTCACTGGACAAGTTACATTACTGGAGAGAGAGCTCTTCTGGCATCAGCGCCCTAGCTTACTTTTTGTCGAAGGACACGATCGACCATTTCAACACAGTCATTAAGCCTTTGGTCTACCTTTCTATGTTCTATTTCTTCAACAATCCAAGATCCTCTTTCATAGACAACTATATAGTTCTGGTCTGTTTAGTGTACTGCGTGACAGGAATGGCATACGTATTCGCCATCTTTTTTGAGCCTGGTCCAGCCCAACTG TGGTCGGTTCTTCTTCCTGTTGTGTTGACCCTCATTGCTACACGTGATAGTACTGATAACACATTCGTGGAGATCATAGCAGAGTTGTGCTACCCAAAGTGGGCTTTGGAAGCATTTGTGATAGCAAATGCGAAAAG ATATGGTGGAGTGTGGCTAATAACACGATGTGGTTCGCTCATGAAAAGCGGCTATGATCTTAATCACTGGAGTCTCTGTTTAGTCTTCCTAGTTCTTATGGGCATAGCTTGCCGTATcattgctctcacttgcatggTCATTCTCCAAAAGAAATAG
- the LOC115756450 gene encoding 60S ribosomal protein L37a-like has product MAKRTKKVGIVGKYGTRYGASLRKQIKKMEVTQHSKYFCEFCGKYAVKRKSVGIWGCKDCGKVKAGGAYTLNTASAVTVRSTIRRLREQTES; this is encoded by the exons ATG GCCAAGCGCACGAAGAAGGTTGGCATTGTCGGCAAGTATG GAACGCGATATGGTGCCAGTCTGCGTAAGCAGATTAAGAAAATGGAGGTTACGCAGCATAGCAAGTATTTCTGCGAGTTCTGTGGCAAG TATGCAGTGAAGAGGAAGTCCGTTGGTATTTGGGGATGCAAGGACTGCGGGAAGGTCAAAGCTGGTGGTGCCTACACCTTGAA CACTGCAAGTGCTGTGACGGTTAGGAGCACCATCCGAAGGCTGAGGGAGCAAACAGAGAGTTAG